The Megachile rotundata isolate GNS110a chromosome 4, iyMegRotu1, whole genome shotgun sequence region TAATTCTTAGATAGCGAACATAGGTAAATCATAGTGGCAAGAATTGGCTTCACGTGCTCTCATTTATGAGTTACATATATTATGACAAGGTTTTTCTAAGagaatgtattaatattaaacgcTTTGCCACAGTGACTGCATGTCAATTACTAAACACAAATGTAGTTGGTTTGTTCTATTATGCAGTATTATTAGGTTCAAAAAGACTTCTATGTGCGCTTGGAAGAAACAGcctcttatttattattcttcagTTAATGTAAGTTTGCACGTGCTTAAGCATCACATGCTCGCACTGTCACACACAATAGTGAGTCACTGTAGAAATATTAGATCCAGAAGGGAATAAACTTATTTTAACATTAGTgtgctattttattaaaaattaactttatCACAGCTGCACTTTGTTTgccacaaatttaatttattgtatcTGGATCTAATCGACACAATAATCCACTGGCAAAACATGTATGTTATTTAAAACACGACACACAAAGTaacacataaaaaaaaaattattaacaaaattattattaacattaatttgTTTAACAGGCAATGTATCGACGCATCGTAGAAGCAAGAAGTAATCAAGGTGCCCTTGATCCAGAGATAACTTTACAGTTCCTAAAATCAGCTATCTATTATTTCCTAACTGACAAAGAAAATCATCATGGTCATCTGAATGCTATTGAAAGCATCTTAGGATTCAGTGAAGCTGAAAAGCAcaatattgataaaatatataGATCAACAAGAAAGTAACACATCCTGAAGCTTTTTCATCAATTAGTTTCAGTAATCAGATGAACTATTATTTACCACTATTGCAAGAAATCAGGTACGAATCATGTTTCATTCACATTCTATCTAAAATCAATCCGTACAAATTGGAATTTGTATGTCTGATTAATATAACAACTTATAGAACTGTTATATCCATTTTTATCGcgaaaattgtagaattcttatttcgattatttttaACGAGCTTCTAGATTGGTGCGGAATATATATtagcaattaaataaattaatgtaattgttCAATTACAATTGAAAGGCTGATATTCTGTGTTTACCTATTTCATTATTCTAATTTTCACATCAAATAATTAAGATATATTTTCTTTAAGTAAATGATGGtcactaaaaattattaacagttaGTTGGATTAgagaaatttttgtacaatttagtTTTTGTGCACTAAATTTGCTtgcttttttaaattcatacaatagatacattttaaataaaacataatgTTACAAGTATATCAATCAAATTTTaacatatatacaaattttataaataaatttataaaaaaactgATTTTAAGTAATgaaacttattttttaattacttaacaaattttataatggaCTTTTTTTAAATAGAGTGCTGCCTTTTTTCTCAATgcctatattttaaaatattttacatatgtttACAAAAATGTAGCTGCACTGCTTTAGAATTTACCACTGTTTAGTTTCACTTTTCTAAGTATGTAGTCtaatattttccaaaattataatGCCAACACTTTCTATTGCCAATAATTTTGGTAACTTCATATAAGTGCATGTAAAAACAAGGAAAATATCAAAACTGagcatttttttaaatctttaaaaatgcaaggatagaaataaaatacctaaaataataaatcatcattataatgaaatatgtatattgtataccTATTTGTGCAAGCACTTTAAACATAAACCTCAATTACACACAATTCATCGCAAATGTATTCAGCTATTTATTGTGACTAGGCTAATACATTATACCTGAAAAATATTagacaattaaataatttctttgaagaataaaatttctttcataAGCTTGCAATGCTACAGTATTTTTAAACGTACATtagatatattattaaattatataatcaaGATATAAATGTAGTTTTCAAAGTATTAGAAATATAATCTGATTTTTAATTTACGAAGaataatgcaaattatattttagatttttagagaaaaattgttttgcaaaatgtaaaaatattgcgTAAATTATATACGATGCATTGCATAGAGACAATTATGAAAGTGATTTTTTTGTTACAATGATTTTATTACattaaactttttaatataaagatttgtcataaacaaaaattgtaatatggcaggtatgtacatatatgagtAAGGATAAAATACAGGCAATGATTTAATCTTTTGCATTggatattaaattgttaatcaacattatacatataatatattaaatagtttTTATACATGCTAATATCATATTCAAATGTATATGTtatcatatatatgtataaatatgtgttacagattatattaatatatatttggcgttattatatatttaatatatcaaACATGTGTTACATGCATGTAGTGCTAAAGTTTGtaacatgtacatatgtttaATATGTTGAAGAAAACAATATGAAAGTATATGAGCTAAAGATATTTCACATATTCCAATGCAAAAGACTAATTACATTTACCTTTTTGTGCTAAGAGAGAGAAAATTTTCTGATATAAAGGTAAAAGATAAGAAGCAAAATGTAAGTAGGTATATGTGTGCATAATTTATTAtagcataaattttcaattttattaatcataagTTGCGGCACTATTTGGATCCTTGAATATGGattgtataaatttatgtatacatatgtctaTTTGTTAGGAGAGAATACGTTATacatgttatatgtataaatactaaataattaataccAGTTTCAACATGTAACGTCCAGACAAGGAAACAATTTGGAGACTGAGGGAAATATCTTGCCTTTTTATCTGCCTGTTACGTCAAGCTAAGTATCATGAGAGTATTATAATGTAACTATTTATGatcattaaatgaaaatttatagcaCATTTCTTATATAGCTGTTATAACTCTATTTCACgcattttaaattacattaaattaaagcaaaaatttaatcaattacaacatattaaacattaaatgcATTGCTTGTTTCAATGGCTATTTTCCATAAGAAATTAGACGTTACACcttaagttattaaaattagCTCTATATCTCAATCATTTCATTTAATCCGGTTGTATAATCAAAGAATCTCTATCAATGTGCAATATTTTAAGTGATATAACTACATTAGTAAACTGTCTCAGTTTGGCTGCAGTTCATTTAAAATATGTGTTTTagcatttattaaaatagttccacattacgaattttttaatacaattagcatcttgttttaataaatttctatatggCAATTAATAGTTacacaaaaaatgaaatatcacACTCAggggaatatgaaatttttatttttatttatgaaaacaTCATTTAAAACATATCTATACTGAAAACATCTCTTTGTTATCTGAAactagaattcaatatatttcgTGTATCACAAAGAACTAACAATAAGAAAAGaagtgtaaaatatattattccaaAGAATACAAATGTTCTCTTCTTGAATTCAATATCTTTATTACAAAACatgtatattattgttatacTACAAAGTTCCTTTCAGATATTGTAAAAAACTGGGCCTATAGATTTAAGTCATCATATCCTCCGATGATTTAGCCTCTGCATTAATTTATTTAGACGTATTATGTAACAGGAAGTTGTCATAaacaatatgtaaaataatagaaaCCATATATATGTATTCATGAATGACggccttttatatttttactaattatactatttattgctatgattttttcattttataagtAGCAGTAATAATTATCTGAATAATTAACTCTAAGCTAAGAAAAGGTTGTGTAGTTCTTAGTGGTATAATCATAAAATACATCATTTGCTTTGCAAGAATTCGAATgtgttgaaatatttttgtgtttGATGGTAtgacaattataaataaagtcTATAAGAATAacattattttttctaattttattgccACGGAAACCAAAGTCTTacagtacaaaaattttaatggaATATTCTGTGTGAAAAAAACTGAGGGAAAGGAATTGAAAGTACAAAGAAATATTTACTAGATAGTTGTTaatttgttttcaaaatttttatgaaagattTGTAAGatacaaaatatgtatattacttCTTTCCAGCTATAATAATACCATCATACTTCTGTTGGAACCATTTCATTGCATCTTCTTTGGTAAGTCTGTGTTGGAAACCGACTTTTCCAGTTTTCCTTCTCCTGTGAGCTACGTTAAACCCTGTGCATAAAACATGAAACATTTTACATtgtatcatttataaaatttcatattctatCATTaaatatctcatattgttaaaattattatccaatatttttaacaatatgaaattataatttttattatatagtgTAGCTCCAATTGAGTAACACACCCAGTAGAAAGAAGTGGGCATGGGTTGCAAATATGAAGCGTTTTGCTCTagcacatatttaaaaaaataatagacaCAACCTATTACAGTGGCATCTTAAATAAATGTGCAATTActtaattctatattttcatgaaattaaatgaaactaACCTGGGCGTCCAAGTACAACGTAAAAGTCCAAACCGTAAATACCAATGCTGGGGTCATATTTAATTCCTAAGTCAATGTGTTCTTGAATACCAAAACCAAAGTTTCCGGTACCAGAGAAATTTTCTTTCCTCAGTTCATATTCTCTGAccttaaatacaaattaattttagagattcatattactatttaaacccataatttaaaatacaatagTTTAGAATTACCTTCAGACCACGTTCCAGAATTTCTTCTGCTTTAGCACCTCGTACTGTGCAATGTACAGCAATTTTTTCATTACGACGGATACCAAAAGAACGTACAGTGTACCTAGCTTTAGAAAAGACCGGTTGCTGTCCAGTTAACTGTTCTAATACctgaaagaaaaattgtattatagttGCAATAGATCATATCTGGTAACATTGGAACTTTGATTACAGTTTTGATAAACATTTACCTTAGCAGCACGAGTGAGTCTATCACCAGATTCACCCACACAAATATTTAAACAGAGTTTACGAATTCGAACTTCGCGCATCACATTTTTCGATGCATCTTTCGGCTCCTTCTTCACCTTTTTCTGTAACTTCTTTTCGACCTTCTTCTCAGGAGCCTTCTTAGCGTCCTGCAAATATTAAACTATTATCACATTTCATTCATCAATGTTTTCaaacaagaaatatttaaagtacTAACTATAACTATTATAATATAACTATTAAATAACTATATAAAtataactattatattataaacattatgGTACAGGTTTAGGTTATATTTGTAGTACACGCTGATCACAAACTTCATCTGTCACGTAAAAAATTCTACTCTTACATTTTTAACGAAAGAATCTCTGGAATATTAAATCAATAGTGCATTTTTCGCTGTGATGCATGAAAAGTATTTATTTCAAGATCGATGCCATTGATATCTAAGGATTAGAAAAATGCTTTTCGCAGCAACGAAACGTACACTCACCGCCATGATGAAGGAAAGAGGATGATACAGCAGTGCGCCCTACTGGTAAAATTGGAAAGCGATCTTCGTCAGGTCTACCAAATTGAGAAACACAATtatgaattcaaaattttgaagaacTCGTTGGCCCGATGATGAaaatacaaataacaaaataaatttttaagtatacaAGGAGCAGGATAAAAACACCATTCGCTAGATGGCACTAAAATTTTTACCGATCGATTTTTCACGATTACTACACACTATTAAATAAGTACTATCACAGTTGAGAAGAAAGCACAAATATCTCGACTATGCCAAGTATTTTAACGCTATTCACCGTGCCTCTCGAGAACGTCGATTACTTAATTTTTAGTTATTCAACCGATtaacataaaaaaaagaatattgagaatttatAGGAAACAATCTTTTAAAAAAACCGCCACAAATGCTGTTAACAGCGCCATGTAACAATAAACTGCAGAACTATGATGAATACGAGTAAAGTATCGACCGGATTCTGTCGGTAATTAATAGATTACACTTCAACGGTAATATACCACCAGCGAAGTTTCTATTGTAGTTCCGCATATTACTGCTAGCTGGCGCTGCGTCGAACCTGCATAAGGGGTGTTCAGATTAGGCAAGTATATGTCTAAATAGCCTAATGTGAACGACATTTAATACAGCACAAGAAAGCAATCGTCCGGTTTATGTCTTCATCACATTTTCTTCCATAACTTACAGTTTTCTTCAACTTTTTAGAAGCAAATTAATCGATACATTATCTTTATTATCTCAACAGATTCTTATTAGCTTTCTTCAAGATCCTGTACTACAGCGCACACTAATGTGTACAAATTATAACTAGGTCCACTGTTGGGCAGTCCCAGTGCATAcgcagtaagctatccgtagaagtcctcagtagcgtatacactttgatgaaatataaggtatcattaggccctattaaggaaaaaaaaataaatctgaagaaaattgcaagaaagagaataaaagggttaaataatacaacagattatatataataaaagtaatattaaatttatttatgattattattattttttacgtttgcagccgatttattgtatgaataccaatatttgttgcaagagcaaaggaaaaagataccgctcgatttttatcagatctatgcatgttaacaaaataaaatccatgtatttctttgttattgtttctctgatattataattttcacacgtataaaatatagttattcaaagaggtccttccaagtcgtttttcttaaataataaattcatttagtgttttaaaagttattgtgcttttgtgttatttcaaatataataatttcctatattccatcatattattcccattatattatattgtataattcacgatatatgtataattgtatagttttatactgtcatatatataactaacctaacacagcctaatgtaatctaacccaacctatacattcatagtttacagtgcagttattagaatttttgaaaaattatgtaggatcatTAAGGTGCGCTCATCAGTCACCACTGTGTGTACCGGCTAAGTTTCTGAACacagtttatgaacttttatgattaaagaatggtcagcaatacattatttacatggttcgatcataaaagttcctaactaatgttcgggtaatgagtaattaattattttgtgtcagcattgcgatacgtacatgagccgcctatatcaattctactgcacatgcaaagtgcaatatttcggcattttgacgacgcagtatggttcctgaggcatttagaaacaaatttctatcatAGTTTGATGcattttgatgcctaataaagccagaaaatcaatttttgtcgaaatcggtccaaaacggtacaggtggcgccatctagcggcgagcggcggaactacgaaaaactaaaatttcgattttctcggaaATTaagcaattttacgtatttctgagggtcagaaattgttctgtcgCCTCTCTAGAACCTATgtaatgccacaagaacctcctcagagcgctagaaaagaaaataaaaaaataggtcaaaacatggactaaaaaattggcgtccatctagcggtgaaagttggaactacaaaaatataaaaatgcgattttctcgaatattagcgaactttgagtacttgtaaagctcagaaagtg contains the following coding sequences:
- the RpL11 gene encoding ribosomal protein L11 isoform X2, coding for MADAKKAPEKKVEKKLQKKVKKEPKDASKNVMREVRIRKLCLNICVGESGDRLTRAAKVLEQLTGQQPVFSKARYTVRSFGIRRNEKIAVHCTVRGAKAEEILERGLKVREYELRKENFSGTGNFGFGIQEHIDLGIKYDPSIGIYGLDFYVVLGRPGFNVAHRRRKTGKVGFQHRLTKEDAMKWFQQKYDGIIIAGKK
- the RpL11 gene encoding ribosomal protein L11 isoform X1, with the translated sequence MAVSDAKKAPEKKVEKKLQKKVKKEPKDASKNVMREVRIRKLCLNICVGESGDRLTRAAKVLEQLTGQQPVFSKARYTVRSFGIRRNEKIAVHCTVRGAKAEEILERGLKVREYELRKENFSGTGNFGFGIQEHIDLGIKYDPSIGIYGLDFYVVLGRPGFNVAHRRRKTGKVGFQHRLTKEDAMKWFQQKYDGIIIAGKK